The sequence TTGCCAAAACTAATGGCCAATCTTCAATCTGGGGAAAATGTTCACTCATAATCCTTCCCTCATTTAATATGTGCGCCCCGCAATTGGTTTAATTACGGGGCGCAGGGCGATTTTTTAGGCTTGCAAGGCTTGCAACTGGGCGTAGGCTCCGTGTTGCGCAATTAAGGCTTGATGGCTGCCAACCTCAACAATTTGGCCATGCTCAATCACGACAATCCGATCAGCGTTACGCACGGTCGAAAGGCGGTGAGCCACCACGAAGGTAGTGCGGCCTTGCATCAAGCGTTCTAAGGCCTCTTGAATTAAGCCTTCCGAGATGCTATCGAGCGCCGACGTTGCTTCATCCAAAATCAAAACCCGTGGGTTACGAATCAAGGCCCGTGCAATTGCCAAGCGCTGACGTTGCCCACCCGAAAGCCGCGTGCCACGCTCGCCAATGATTGTATCGAGGCCATCGGGCATGTCGAGCACAAACTCCAAGGCATTGGCATCGCGCAAGGCTTGCTCAATCGTCGCTTCACTCACATCATTCAAACCATAACAAATATTGTCGCGCACCGAACCATCGAAGAGCAAGGTTTCTTGCGAAACGACCGAGATATGGCGGCGATAGCTGCGCAAATCAATTGTTTGTAGATCATGGCCATCAAGCAAAATGCTGCCAGCGCTGGGTTGCAAAAAGCCAATTACCAAATTAAGCAAGGTCGATTTACCCGAACCCGACGGCCCAACGAAGGCAATTGTTTCGCCTGGCTGCACTTCCAACGTCAGATCGTAGAGCGATGAACGTTGGGTATCAGGGTAGCTGAAATGCACATTGTTAAATTGAAAATGCCCAGCGACTTGATTGAGGCGTTGTTTGCCTTCGTTATCCTCAATATCATCGTTATCCAGAATTTCGCTGACCGATTGGACCGATTCCAAGCCTTTGCTAATTTGGGGTGCAAGGTTGGCTAATTCCATCACTGCGCCAGTCAAAATTGAGAAATAGCTGGTCATCAAAACCACATCGCCCACAGCCAAGGGCAAAAATTGGGTGTAGCAAGCCCAAGCAGCAACAACTAAACACAAGCCATTGAACAAGTTGAAGCTGACCCATGAAGCCGCCCCAAACAGCGAATTGACCGCATCGAGACGTAACCCAGCATGTTGAAATTGCACCAAGCGCCGATCAAGTTTGCGCATTTCTTCTTCTTCGGCAGCATGAGCACGAGTGATTGGAATGAGCTGAATCATTTCGCTCAAGCGTGCCGCCAAACGCTCAACTTGATGGCGAAAAGCGCTATTGCTCGATTGAATTGGATTACGGGTGGTGCGCAACACAATTGCTGCGAGCGGCACGGTTGCTACAAAAAAGACTAAAAACCATGGCGAACGAAAAGCCACCACAATAATTGCTGCTAGCAAATTTAAAATTGCCGCAGGGAAACTCTGAAACACATTGCGGGTTAATTGCTCGATAATTTCCACATCGCGCAGCACCTTGGCCTGCAACACTCCGCTGCTACGTTGATTGTAAAAACCAATTGAAATTAATTGCAACTGCTGAGCCAACATCGAACGCAATTTGCTTTCCATACGCCGAATTGCGCGACTCAGCAAGCGAATATACACATACTGAGTTGGAACATTTTGCAATAACACAATTAACAATAAAAATCCATCAAACCATAAACGTCCAAGCCCGATCTGGCCTTGACTGGCAATAATATTAATAATGTCGGCAGTAATCAGCGGCATAATCCAAACTGGACTATGTTTGACAATATAAATCAGGCTAGCCAGCGCTAATTTGCCCCAATCCTCACGATATAAGGTTAATAGAAGGCGCATGGGGTTTTGAGCAGTTGATTTGGCAGCGGCAGATGAACGGCGGGCGGCAAGAGATTGATTGGTCATCGGCATAGCGATACCCTACGTTTGCAAAACAATGATCGGCGCGACATTGCGTAACCCTAGTCTACCGCATATGTAAAAATTCGCATAGCACCGAACTTTGGCGGCCATGATCAGGTTTTTAGCCACCATCAGCGCGACCAAAATAGATTAACGTTGGTAGCTTAACCAGCTAGCCTCATGATAAATAGCTTAATATTCATGATTGATCGGTTTAAGTAACCATTTTTTAATGCTTTATTTACCAAAGTTCCTTAAAGTAGCTAAAAAAAGATTAAAAACCTGCTCTACTATTAGGATATGTCGTTTTTTTGATAAAAAGTTGACATTATTACAAGTTCTTGTTATGATGCCCCCCATACCGTAGTCCTACCTACTTCCTAGTCCCCTACACGGTAATCCCAACTCAATTGTGGCAAATAAACCATCGTAACCTTGTGGGCACTTCCATAAGTTGCATTTGCTTTGCCAAAAGCGATATTTGGTTGTCACAAGCGAAAAATCACCTGATCGATATATTTAGGAATCAGTCAGCGCTCCCTCATCCACATTCCTAAATCGAGCAGTAAACCCTTGGCAAATCTTGCCAAATCACACAACCCTTAATCAATAAATCGGATGGATGTTCGGCTAGGTGTCTCGTTAAATTATCTGAATTGGCATTCGTTCAGATGCATTTAATCAAGTCATTACTGATCGTTTAAGGCGTTAATCAAAGCTTGATTAACGTTATTTGTAGCTATTCATTGCAATAGCTTGAACTGCATGCTCAATGGGTATGCAGAGTAGTTAAGTTTGGCCAAAATTTAGCCATAAGCTAAATTAAGTTCCAGCAGCCAGCTTAACGAAGCTTTGCTATACCCAAAATACTGCATTCTCTCAAAAAATTCATGTGGCGCTACAATTTAGGAAGGAGTCATCAGTGATCTTAATCATCACCAAACTTTTAACCGATACGACTGTGGTTAGTGTCCGTGAGCTTTTAGAAGCCCAAGGTCAAGAGGTTGTGGTCTTAAGCCAAGAGGTTATGGAACAAAATGCCTCATTACGGATCAATCAGAGCGCCGATGGTCAAGCTCAAGCAATTTTACGCTTAGCTGAGCGCGAAATAAACTTTGCTACCGATGTTAGTGCCGCATGGATTTGGCGCAGCTGGCGGCCAGAGCCACTGCTTGAGCGCTATCAGCAACTAGTTAAACAAGCCGATGAATGGAATTTCTTTTCCAATGAATGGGGCGCATTATATAAAGGTATTGTTTTAGCCCTCAAATGTCATAATATTTTCTGCGTCAATCCACCACCGTTTCATGAAGCATTCGAAGAAAAATGCGGCCAATTATGGACAGCCGCTGATGTTGGCTTTAAAATTCCAGATACATTATTTACAGCGCATCTGCCATATGCCCAAGATTTTTATGAGCAACATGCTGAATCAATTATTTATAAGCCATTCCGTCCATTCTTCAAGATGATTCCACCAAAAGATGAAGAACCAAGCAAAATTGCCAAATTATTGACTAATCGGGTTTCTAAGCAACACTTTACTAATGCTCAAAATGCGATTCCGACCCCTGGTATTTTCCAACCCTACGTTGAAAAAGCCTTTGAATTACGAATTGTCGTCGTTGGCCGCGAAATTTTTAGTTGTGCAATTCATTCACAAAGCAGCGAACGTGCTCGCGAAGACTGGCGACGCTACGATATTCCCAACACTCCACATCAAATCTATGCATTACCCGACGATTTGGCCGCCAAAGTTCGCACCTATATGGATCGGCTCCAGCTGGTGTTTGGCAGCATCGATATGATTGTCACCCCCGAAGGCGAGCATATTTTCCTCGAAATCAATCCCAATGGCCAATTCGATTGGATTGATCGCCTGACGGGCATGCCAATTTATGAACATTTTGCAGCAATGTTACAAGCTGCCAGCATTGATTATCCAATTCCGTTGGCTCAGGAGGCTGTTAATGCTCAGTAAGACGTTAATTTACCGCCGCTTACCATGGATTCGTGCTTCAGAAGGACGCGATTGCGGCCCTTCAGTCTTTGCCTCAGTAGCGCATTTCTACAAGCATCGAATTACCTTGGAGCAAGCACGAGCTTTGGTTGGAGCCGATCGCAATGGTACAAGTTTGGCAGGCTTGCGTGATGGTGGTCGAGCAATCGGGCTTGAATCACGGCCTGCTCAAGCGATTTATAGCGCCTTGCAACATGTGCAATTGCCAGCGATTGCTCACCTCAAGGGTGGCGAAGGCCATTATGTTGTGATTCACAAATGGTCGCCAACCTCAGTGATTGTGCTTGATCCCAGTCGTGGCTTGCGCACCCTCAGCAAAGATGAATTTGAGGCCATGTGGAGCGGCTATTTAGTTGAATTTAAGCCCACCGCAGCACTCAAACCTCGCGATATGGATGTTAAACCGTTCAAAACGCTGTTGCAGCTCGCCCGCCAGCACAAACTCATTTTAGGAATTGTGCTCTTCTTCGCCTTACTAGCAACCTCGTTAGGCTGGGTAACCTCGTTTTTTATGCAAATCTTGATCGACTCGATTATCCCAAATCAGGATCAAGCGCTGCTTTTCGCTTTAGGCCTAGGGTTAATTTTAGTCAGTGTCTTTCAATCAGCGCTCCAATTTGGGCGCTTATGGCTTAGTGCCAAGGTTGGGCAGCATGTCCATCAAGCCTATTCAGCTCAGTATATTGATCGTCTGTTACGCCTACCAATGAAAGTATTTGATGTTCGTTGTATCCCTGGCCTGGTGTTGCGGGTTACCCAAGCCGATGGCGTGCAATTAGCACTTTCCGAAGGATTAATCACAATTTTGGCCGATGTAGCAATGTTTCTGACTGCATTAGGGATTATTGCATTCTACAATCCAATTGCTGCATTAATTGCCGCTGCTGCTTTACCACTTGTTTGGTTTGTTTTATTTGCGTTGAATGATCGGGTGTATAACGCTCAATTAGCCTCGATTATTCGAATGGAAGAATTCACTTCGCAGATGGTCGATGTATTTGATTGTGTACGAACAATTAAGGTTTTCGGAGCTGAGGCCGAATATAAAGCCTTACTCAACGAAAAATTAGCTAATTTCACAAAATCTCGTATGGATAGCCGCGTTAATATCGCGTTACCCAGTGCATGGAGCGTCTTAGCAACCTCATTAATTACTGCCTCAATTTTATGGTATGGCAGCAGCCAAGTATTTGCTGGGCGTATGACTCCAGGCGAGTTAGTTGTTTTGTTTGGGATGGTCGCATTTTATCTCCAACCAATCCAGCGTTTACCCGCCACAATTCTTAATCTACGCACAGCGTTATTAGGCATTGAACGGATGGATGAAATTACAACCTTACCAGATGAAGCTTCACGAACCAGCGAACCAATCGCATTGGCTGAAGTCAAAGGCGAAATTAAGTTCAATGATGTGCATTTTGCCTATATGCGCAACAAAATGGTGCTGAAAAAGCTCAATTTTGAAATCAAGCCTGGCGAAACTGTAGCAATCGTTGGTGAAACTGGCTCAGGTAAGACCTCATTAGCTAACTTGATCGCAGGTTTTTATCTCCCAACCCACGGCGATGTATTAATTGATGGTATTAGCACGCGCAATATCGACCCTGATGAATTACGACGCTCGATTAGTGCCGTCTTTCAAAATACGCGGCTGCTGCAACAATCAATTCGCGATAACATCACCCTGATGCGCGATACCGATCTAGAATTAATTCGCAATGCGGCCAAAATTGCTCAAGCCGACGAATTTATTTCAGGCCAAATGTATGGCTATGAGTCGCAAGTAGCGCGTGGTGGCGATAATTTCTCATCTGGTCAAGGCCAACGCATAACGCTTGCCCGCGCATTGCTCAAAAATGCACCAATTTTAATTCTCGATGAAGCCACCAGCAACTTGGATAGCGCCACCGAACAAGGGTTTTTACAAGCCCTCGAAGATAATCGGGCCGGTCGCACCACCGTGGTGATTGCCCACCGTCTGAGCACCATTTTACGGGCCGACCGCATTTTGGTGATGGAAAATGGCGAGATCATCGAATCGGGCAGCCATGACCAACTTGTAGCCCAAGCTGGCCATTATTACAACTTGATCAAAGGCCAGATCACTAAGCCAACACCTGAGCCAATTGCCATGCCCGAAACCCATTTGAACCAACTCGCGGCCTAAAAAGAGACTGCGAAGCCTGCTACCTTGAGTCGAAGGTAGCAGGCAGGTTGAACATGGCTAGGATTGCTATCGGTCGAATATCATCAAGTAAGGAGTGTGTAGATTTTAACATGCTATCACTAATAAAGCCTGATAGTGTGTAAACTTAAGAGTACTTTACTTAAATGAACAATTAAATTCTATCACTACCAATAAGTAGCAATGATCAATCAATTAAGCTATTTTTGGATATAATCATTTAATAATAGAAGTAATTTAATAAAAGTAAATATCGTTATAAAATCACAAAAATATATAAATTAATCTTGACATATGCAAAAATATTTCTATAATCATGCTCATTGCTGGAATTGAACAAGAATCTATTGTTCAACGATTAATCGAATAACCTTAGAGGAGGATCAACAATGCGTGATCACACAATGCTGGTAGAAAAAACCGAAGATGTCATTATTTTTGGTCTGACCTACCTCGAAGAAGAAGCTGCTGAAATTCAAGATGTCGTTGGCTGTTTGATGCCAATCGGCAGTGAAGGCTATACCGTTACCGGTTGCGATGATTCCGATGGCGGAAATCCAGGCGAAATGATTCCCTAGTTACGCTTGCATAGATGCTTGTGGCTAATTTTTCTAAAGGAGCACCATTCATGGAATTCGAGAACACCAAAATCGAAGAACTGCCAGTTATTTTCGGCCTGACCTATCTTGAAGAAGAAGCTGCTGAAATCGAAGATATCGTTGGCTGTTTGCTGCCAATCGATGGCTATTCGGGCACCAGCTGCGACGACGTTGACGCAATTCCCTAGTTCAATCGCAATTCTTTCCGCTAGCAATAATTGTGTGCATAAGGAGTGACCTTCATGGAATTTGAAACCACCCAAATCAATGAAGCCCCAATGATTTTCGGCCTGACCTATCTTGAAGAAGAAGCTGCCGAAATTGATGATGTCGTTGGTTGTTTTGTCGTTGATGGCTACTCGGGCACGGGCTGCGATGACAGCGATATGCCTCCAGGCACCCAAATTCCTTAATCTTGTGGGTTATCAGCATTCAAGTTGGTTGTGTGTAAAGGAGTGAGCTTAATGGAATTCGAGAACACCAAAATCGAAGAACTGCCAGTAATCTTCGGCCTGACTTACCTTGAAGAAGAAGCTGCCGAAATTGATGATGTCGTTGGCTGTATTATGCCAATCGATGGCTATTCCGGCACCAGCTGTGATGACAGCGATCAAGGCTATCAGATTCCTTAATACGTTGCGTTTGCTGTCGGTTTATTTTTAGCTATTGTGTAAAGGAGTCCAATTCATGGAATTCGAGAACACCAAAATCGAAGAACTGCCAACAATTTTCGGCCTGACCTACCTTGAAGAAGAAGCTGCCGAAATTGAAGATATTGTTGGTTGTATCGTCATTAATGGCTTCTCGGGCACAAGCTGCGACGATAGCGACGATGGATATCTGATTCCCTAATTAATTGAGCTGAAGCGTTAACTAATGTGTGTAAAGGAGTACGTTCATGGAATTAAAGAACATCAAAACTGAAGAACTGCCGGTAATCTTCGGCCTGACCTACCTTGAAGAAGAAGCTGCTGAAATTGAAGATGTTGTTGGTTGTATTGTGATCAACGGCTATTCGGGCACAAGCTGCGATGATAGCGACGTTCCTCCAGGCACTCAGATTCCCTAACTCCTCATTTGACTATTAATTGGTAAATTCCAGCAATCAAGCGAGCCATGGGAAACCATGGTTCGTTTTGTTTTAGTATCGATGCAACTTAGCTATAATCATAGAAAGAGCAAGCGTTAAATGTTCGGTCGAATATATTCAATCAGTAATAAAAATCAATAAATTAGCATATGCAAATTAAAGTAGCTTTTAAATATTATCTATCCTGAAAATGTTGGCAAGAACCAATGACGGCAATGCATTTCATAACTTGCTGCTAGTTTCTCCATATCCAGTCAGCAAAAAATAATATCACTATAGGTTATTGAATCAACTAGTTTAACTAGTTTTTCGGCCCATTTTGATTCCCAAATCGGTTCGTTATAATGTTGATGTTTTTGAGCTTTTTATGCATTTTTGGATCGACAAAGCCATACTCTGCCAAATGTACGAGTTTATGATAAAGCTGCATAATTGGTTTCCATAGGCGGCAGCTCTGCCAGAAATCGTAGTGAATATTGATTCGGGCAAACATTTGCGCTTGGTTGATTAATTCAGCATCTTTCAAATAGTTTAATCGAGCTTTTTGTTCTCGAAACACTGAAAATGCTGCCAATAGTTTAGCACGTTTGGCATAAAACCCTAAAATATCGATTGTCAGATTATTATTTTCTAGGCGATTTTTAACTGTGCGCATCGAAGGCCGAACAGCAAATAGGCTGCTGTGGTCGTCCATATGGATCAATTTTGGCCATCAATGGCGCTAGCAAGATCAGATTTTGTGAGTACCCACAACCATGGCAACGTATCCCAAGCTTTATTAGCTCGCCAAAAAGATTTAACAAATTCGACTAACTGGCGAGCTTGGCTCATTGGGGGAACCATCAACCAATGATCACGATCATGGCCTGGCTCGATGCAATAAATAACTCCAACGCACGGGCGTTGCACCAAGGCTTCAAGTTCATCCTCAAGCTCAAGGGCATAGTTGGTTATCCATTCAAACGTGATCGTATGCCCCTCAAAACCAAACTGGGCACGGGTTCGATTATTTGGCTCATAGCTAAGCACAACGGGTTGCTCAGCAGGTTGGTTTGCTTGAATTAAGGCCTGAATCAGGCTATGGCGACCTGATCGAACATTACCAAGCACTAGAATCGGGTGTGCCATATTGCTTCCTCACGTATCAACGACCCTGCAAGCTATTGTAACCCATCTCCAACCTACAACGTCTAAAGCAATGCTGAATGGTAATGTTTGGAGGTTTGGCATGCAACACAAACAAGTGCTTTGGAAGTGGGTTGGCGCAGGGTTGGCTGGAGTTTTGCTATTAATTGGTTGTGGTAGCCCACAAAAAACAAGCTATGCAGCTGGCGAATCGCTCGCCGCAATCACCAACACTAGTGGCTATAATTTTCTGGCGTGGGAGGCTGGGACGCGGGTGCTGATGGTTTATAACGGAGCTTACGAGAAGGAAAACTGCGCATCAAGCACTGAGCTCAAGAGCACCAAGGCCATAAATCAGTGTCGAATCGTCTTCGACGATGGAACGCTAGTTACGTGGCAAATTACAGCTCTTGATAATCAGCCAACCGAGTTAATTATCAATGAGACCAATTATCCTCTTCCCGAAACAGGTAATCTAGTCATCATTCATGCTCAAAACGGAAACATCCAAGTACAGCAGCAGCAACGAGAACTTGGTGAGATCGACTTTAGCGCAAAAGCGCTTGACGCTTGGCTTAAAGCCGAGCCATTGACGGCTCCAATCGTTTTCCCCGAAAAACCATAGACGACGCGTATCAATTGATTAAACTCAATTGATACGCTAGCTGGCGAGAGGGCTATGGTATGATGGCATTTGATAGGGCAACATTACACTGCAAGCTACGTATAGCCCAAGACCAATAATTTAGCAGAGTTAATTATCGCCATGGCTGTTGATCAAAAATCCATAGGAGCATTGGCCGAAC is a genomic window of Chloroflexota bacterium containing:
- a CDS encoding ABC transporter ATP-binding protein/permease yields the protein MPMTNQSLAARRSSAAAKSTAQNPMRLLLTLYREDWGKLALASLIYIVKHSPVWIMPLITADIINIIASQGQIGLGRLWFDGFLLLIVLLQNVPTQYVYIRLLSRAIRRMESKLRSMLAQQLQLISIGFYNQRSSGVLQAKVLRDVEIIEQLTRNVFQSFPAAILNLLAAIIVVAFRSPWFLVFFVATVPLAAIVLRTTRNPIQSSNSAFRHQVERLAARLSEMIQLIPITRAHAAEEEEMRKLDRRLVQFQHAGLRLDAVNSLFGAASWVSFNLFNGLCLVVAAWACYTQFLPLAVGDVVLMTSYFSILTGAVMELANLAPQISKGLESVQSVSEILDNDDIEDNEGKQRLNQVAGHFQFNNVHFSYPDTQRSSLYDLTLEVQPGETIAFVGPSGSGKSTLLNLVIGFLQPSAGSILLDGHDLQTIDLRSYRRHISVVSQETLLFDGSVRDNICYGLNDVSEATIEQALRDANALEFVLDMPDGLDTIIGERGTRLSGGQRQRLAIARALIRNPRVLILDEATSALDSISEGLIQEALERLMQGRTTFVVAHRLSTVRNADRIVVIEHGQIVEVGSHQALIAQHGAYAQLQALQA
- a CDS encoding peptidase domain-containing ABC transporter, with translation MLSKTLIYRRLPWIRASEGRDCGPSVFASVAHFYKHRITLEQARALVGADRNGTSLAGLRDGGRAIGLESRPAQAIYSALQHVQLPAIAHLKGGEGHYVVIHKWSPTSVIVLDPSRGLRTLSKDEFEAMWSGYLVEFKPTAALKPRDMDVKPFKTLLQLARQHKLILGIVLFFALLATSLGWVTSFFMQILIDSIIPNQDQALLFALGLGLILVSVFQSALQFGRLWLSAKVGQHVHQAYSAQYIDRLLRLPMKVFDVRCIPGLVLRVTQADGVQLALSEGLITILADVAMFLTALGIIAFYNPIAALIAAAALPLVWFVLFALNDRVYNAQLASIIRMEEFTSQMVDVFDCVRTIKVFGAEAEYKALLNEKLANFTKSRMDSRVNIALPSAWSVLATSLITASILWYGSSQVFAGRMTPGELVVLFGMVAFYLQPIQRLPATILNLRTALLGIERMDEITTLPDEASRTSEPIALAEVKGEIKFNDVHFAYMRNKMVLKKLNFEIKPGETVAIVGETGSGKTSLANLIAGFYLPTHGDVLIDGISTRNIDPDELRRSISAVFQNTRLLQQSIRDNITLMRDTDLELIRNAAKIAQADEFISGQMYGYESQVARGGDNFSSGQGQRITLARALLKNAPILILDEATSNLDSATEQGFLQALEDNRAGRTTVVIAHRLSTILRADRILVMENGEIIESGSHDQLVAQAGHYYNLIKGQITKPTPEPIAMPETHLNQLAA
- a CDS encoding herpeto-tandem family RiPP (Members of this family are commonly found in the genus Herpetosiphon, encoded by tandem genes.), which produces MRDHTMLVEKTEDVIIFGLTYLEEEAAEIQDVVGCLMPIGSEGYTVTGCDDSDGGNPGEMIP
- a CDS encoding herpeto-tandem family RiPP (Members of this family are commonly found in the genus Herpetosiphon, encoded by tandem genes.), with the translated sequence MEFENTKIEELPVIFGLTYLEEEAAEIEDIVGCLLPIDGYSGTSCDDVDAIP
- a CDS encoding herpeto-tandem family RiPP (Members of this family are commonly found in the genus Herpetosiphon, encoded by tandem genes.), producing MEFETTQINEAPMIFGLTYLEEEAAEIDDVVGCFVVDGYSGTGCDDSDMPPGTQIP
- a CDS encoding herpeto-tandem family RiPP (Members of this family are commonly found in the genus Herpetosiphon, encoded by tandem genes.), producing MEFENTKIEELPVIFGLTYLEEEAAEIDDVVGCIMPIDGYSGTSCDDSDQGYQIP
- a CDS encoding herpeto-tandem family RiPP (Members of this family are commonly found in the genus Herpetosiphon, encoded by tandem genes.), with product MEFENTKIEELPTIFGLTYLEEEAAEIEDIVGCIVINGFSGTSCDDSDDGYLIP
- a CDS encoding herpeto-tandem family RiPP (Members of this family are commonly found in the genus Herpetosiphon, encoded by tandem genes.) codes for the protein MELKNIKTEELPVIFGLTYLEEEAAEIEDVVGCIVINGYSGTSCDDSDVPPGTQIP